In Salvelinus fontinalis isolate EN_2023a unplaced genomic scaffold, ASM2944872v1 scaffold_1183, whole genome shotgun sequence, the genomic window CATTTCAATGAAGATAGAGGATGTGTATTaaccccttcccctcctctcccccctcccctctggtctcagaggggagaggggaaggcaCTTCACATTTCTTCAGTAGATTTAATGATATCTAATTCTCTAGTTCCATCTGAGCTCAAATAACTACTCTCTGAAGCTTCTATTTCACTTTGTTGCATCATCATCAGACTTGCTTGAGGTGATGTACTGTACTCTCTCATTTCAGCTGACTCATCGCTTCATCTTTCAAGGAACCCCGGTCTTTGCTTTGTGGAAGCACTAACCAGCTCTGTCATTGGCTGGTGTCTTCCCTCAGGCCTTGAGCTGGTGTAGGAGCGGAGGAGCCTTTCTCTGCTACAGCTCCAGGGCTTTAGGAGAGTCGGAACATGACTCATACACTGGGAAAGAACAGAGAGAGCTTTCCGTCGAGATTCCACGGAACATAGCCTACTCTTCTTGTTCTGTTGACGAAGGGTGAGGTTTTATCtagctcctccactcctcctgagGCCTAGGACCACACAGCGTGTGAAAACCTGGCCTGCCGAGCTGCTGAGGCGGACACACCTCTGGTGTGGTTGTAGTGTGTTTCACTGATAGCACGCGGGTGTGTTATTCCCTCAACAACTACTGCCACGCACACATGcaagcatgcacgcacgcacacacacacacacacacacacacacacacacacacacacacacacacacacacacacacacacacacacacacacacacacacacacacacacacacatacacacagacacacacaccagagagatcagCTGGGAGATCAGCAGAAATATCCACCGTGTCAAACAAGGAAATGAGGCTCTAGGTGACTGTTAGGTTCTCCACTTTGTTTCTAGTGCTTATCTTCTGAATTCATTTGAGGATGAGGTATGCAGCTGTATCTACACAACTGATTTGCTAGAAGCATAGAACACCCCTTTTGAGatctgaaaacatctgacaaaTGTATATTTGGGAGTGTAATGTCCCTTTAACTATCCACTCTCTCGAACAAGGAAATAAGGGCTTAAAGTGACAGCCAGGTTCTTCATCCAGGTTCTTCGCTTTATTTCTGTGCGTCATGCTGGCCGTTTCAGCCCAGGCTGATGAGGGCCAGAGACTTTGGATAACCTATTCTGGGTTTAAAAGCAGCGCTGTGTTCGTTTTATAATGGCAGATTTGAGGCTTGGAGGGGATCTGAGGATCTGTCTGTGGTTCACCACTGTAAGCTTGTTGTTGAGGCCCCTAAGTGGGGATAATGATCAAAGGGAAGAGCTGAAAATGGGCCTAATGTTGTAAAACCTTCTTTTCTCTGTCTTGACTTTCTTTATTTCTTTTAAATTCAAGTTAAGTTTCAGTTGATTTTTCCCCCTTAATTTAGAACGAGAAAAACGAACAAAAAGAAAGATGAATTAAAGTTTGCGAACGCAAGCCTGCAAGTAGATATTAGGATCTGTTGTAGGATTTTGTCTAGTGGAACCAAGCTATcctttgtgtttgtgtgcctggAGGGGTGAATTGTATTTGGCCAGCACATCTGAGCCCATCATGTTTGTCAGGGTTTTCTCCCCTTTAAGGTTGTGACCACTATGGCCTTCCTGGAAATGTCAAGCCCTTCCATATTTAGATGCAGTCCTTCAAAAACCACTCTTCCTTTTCTCTCCGTCTTTTCTCTCCGTCGTTTCTCTCCAAGTGGCCTAAAGGGAGCTTTGAAAGACGAGTCATTCAAGCAGGTATGGCATCAATAGCTTCTTCAGCCACTTACGCCGTCTTAAGGTAAACTAAAAAGCCAACTCTGTAATAGGGCTGGATACACAATGCCAGTGTCTGGCCCGTTTTTACGCTTTCAAATAAAGTCAGGCCTCAAATTAACTCCCCATGACTCAATGGAcggatcccaaatggcaccctatgccctatatagtgcattacttttgaccagggaaggactttggttgaaagtagtgcactacgtagggagtgAATTCCTTTTGGGAAGCAGTCAATGTGATAGCAATTAGCTTCCAGGTTGGGCCCTCGACCTCCTGTCACAGATTTCCCAGTCTTGTTAACTTGTCCAAGCTatggtgttttttttctctctctagtgaaatgtgaaatcaaactgttttCATTAGGAACATGGTTTGCTGATAATGAGTTTAAAGTATGTGTTATATGAGCTATGTTTACAGGGAAACCATCTATCAGAATGTTTTCATTAATTCACCTCATACAGTAGTTTCGTTAGCAGAGCTAGTTATTGACCTGCATaattgttttaaatgtttttatttatgtaacctttatttaaccaggcaagtcagttaagaacaaattcttattttacaatgacggcctaccccggccaaaccctccccaatccggacgatgctgggccaattgtgcgcacccctatgggactcccgatcacgatactgcccgggatcgaaccagggtctatagtgacgccttgagcactgagatgcaatgccttagacagCTGTGCTGCAAGCAAGCTTACAAGCCAGGTTCTTACTTCCATTGCTCACAGCTTAACACCCTCAGGCGAACTCTTAGGGACAGTTTCCTGTACTCAAATGATTCATAGTCCTGGATTTAAAATCATGATCAATGGAAAATCCTTTGAGAAGTGAAAGTGCTGTTTAGTAAAGGACATTCTGCGTCTGGGAAACTGGTCTAAAAAGCTTGCTTTTTGGGAAATGTAACCATGCATTAGGCCATTGATGGAGGGTCCCAATCCTATAGGCATAATCAGACAATGTGTGGGGAGACCAAGCTTTCAACAGATTATTGCAGTGCATGGGGATGAATTGGGCAGTGAAATGTACAGAAGTACCTCATGTCTGCAGCTAGTCAACATGCTTCCACTTATCTAtaaccaccccctctctcctctttctatctctctctctctctctctctctattccctcacATTCTctttctaacccctctctctcccccctctatttctctctcttagtTTATCCATCCCATCTTATTTTCTcggctagctctctctctctctctcctctctctcctctctctctctcttccccctccacacccttctccccctctctctattctttacccccctctctcttagtggggtttgaagtggtgttccctGGACTTTGTTCCCTAAACAGCCTGGGTTTGTTGTGTCTACATGGCTGGTCTTTGGCAGAGCTGTACCCTGGGTTGAAACCTAATCTAACGCTGCTCTCTCCTCACCACAAGAGGTGGTGGTTTCTATCCTCACCGCAAGAGGAGGTGGTTTCTCTGATCCTCTGTGGCTGCAGTGTTGGAGACATTTTTTTCAGAGATCAGGGAGAGGGCGGACTGGGCTCCCTGGTTGGGCATGGGACCGGGGCGAGGGCGGACTGGGCTCCCTGGTTGGGCATGGGACTGGGGCGAGTGTGGAGTGGGCTCCCTGGTTGGGCATGGGACCGGGGCGAGGGCGGACTGGGCTCCCTGGTTGGGCATGGGACCGGGGCGAGTGTGGAGTGGGCTCCCTGGTCGGGCATGGGACCGGGGCGAGTGTAGAGTGGGCTCCCTGGTTGGGACAAGGGACCGGGGCGAGGGCGGACTGGGCTCCCTGGTTGGGCATGGGACCGGGGCGAGTGTGGAGTGGGCTCCCTAGTTGGGCATGGGACCGGGGCGAGGGCGGACTGGGCTCCCTGGTTGGGCATGGGACCGGGGCGAGGGCGGACTGGGCTCCCTGGTTGGGCATGGGACCGGGGCGAGTGTGGAGTGGGCTCCCTGGTTGGGCATGGGACCGGGGCGAGGGCGGACTGGGCTCCCTGGTTGGGCATGGGACCGGGGCGAGTGTGGAGTGGGCTCCCTGGTTGGGCATGGGACCGGGGCGAGTGTGGAGTGGGCTCCCTGGTTGGGCATGGGACCGGGGCGAGGGCGGACTGGGCTCCCTGGTTGGGCATGGGACCGGGGCGAGTGTGGAGTGGGCTCCCTGGTTGGGCATGGGACCGGGGCGAGGGCGGACTGGGCTCCCTGGTTGGGCATGGGACCGGGGCGAGTGTGGAGTGGGCTCCCTGGTCGGGCATGGGACCGGGGCGAGTGTGGAGTGGGCTCCCTGGTTGGGCATGGGACAGGGGCGAGTGTGGAGTGGGCTCCCTGGTTGGGCATGGGACAGGGGCGAGTGTGGAGTGGGCTCCCTGGTTGGGGCAAGGGACCGGGGCGAGTGTGGAGTGGGCTCCCTGGTTGGGCATGGGACAGGGGCGAGTGTGGACTGGGCTCCCTGGTTGGGACAAGGGACCGGGGCGAGGGCGGACTGGGCTCCCTGGTTGGGCATGGGACAGGGGCGAGTGTGGACTGGGCTCCCTGGTCGGGCATGGGACCGGGGCGAGTGTGGAGTGGGCTCCCTGGTTGGGCATGGGACAGGGGCGAGTGTGGAGTGGGCTCCCTGGTTGGGCATGGGACAGGGGCGAGTGTGGACTGGGCTCCCTGGTTGGGGCATGGGACCGGTGCGAGGACGGAGTGGGCTCCCTGGTTGGGGCAAGGGACCGGGGCGAGGGCGGACTGGGCTCCCTGGTTGGGGCATGGGACCGGTGCGAGGACGGAGTGGGCTCCCTGCTTGGGGCAAGGGACCGGGGCAAGGGTGGAGTGGGCTCCCTGGTTGGGGCATAGAGTTCCCACCCGTTTTAGTACTATGTGTCTACTGGAATCTCCCTAATCTTTACCCTTGGTGTCTGAGATGGAAGTGAACGAGGTCAGAGTGAGAAGAATACGTTTTTAAGCAGACATCTCAGAAACATGATGATATATCAGCTTAGGTGACATATAACTACAATGGTTAAATGTCACTATATTTAACATGTACTAATATGACCCTGTCATTTTCTGAGGCTTTTTGCAGATACAGGAAACAATGGACGTCAACCCTTTGTGTCCTGTGAAACCTTCACTTTGTGACCTGTGTGAGTCCAGTTATTGGTCATTCTATGGTGCGGTTGTTTTTCTTTGTGAAGGTGTCCGTGTGCTATGAGCTCAGATCACATCTGATGAAGTCTGGAAGAAGGTGGAGGCTGATAATAAGCAAGAGGTCAAAGATGAGATTGAACAGTGCTTAGGCCTTAGTGAAGTTGACACCCTTAGCGTGCTGCCTCTGGTTCAGCTGCTGCTACTGTGTATCTGCTTTGCCCCGACCCTGTTTGGCCTCACACTACCCCAACCCTgcactcttacacacacacacgcacgcacgcacacacgcgcacacgcgcacacgcgcacacgcgcacacacacacacacacacacacgcacacacgcacgcacgcacgcgcgcacgcgcgcacgcgcgcgcgcacacgcacacgcacacgcacacgcacacacacacacacacacacacacacacacacacacacatatacctcacctcacctcctcacctccacatTCTCATATATTCATTACTCCAGGTCCCCTGGCCTCGTCACTCTCCAGGCTCAGGGTAGCTAACATGTAGCCCAGTAGTGTGTTTTATTAGCCACTCATCTAACACAGCACTAATTACTTCCTTAGGGACCCTCccttcgcacacacacacacacacacacacacacacacacacacacacacacacacacacacacacacacacacacacacacacacacacacacacacacacacacacactctacagcaCAGAAAATCGGTCTTGAAAATCTCCTACTCTCTTTGGCGAAAACTTTTTATTCCACGAGACTGGCATAAATCTGTTCCCGCTCCCCCATTTCATAATgtcaggcagaaagagagagtgaggtaaATAGTTTTATATTGATTGATTCTGTCTTTATGTTTCATTTTCTGTAATGGAAAGACTTATACCTTGGATGGCCAAGACTGGGCTTGTGGCTGAGTGTTTTATCTGTGATTGTGGCACCGTTTGGCAAGTACTTTTGATTAGTGAGTACCATAGGAAATACCCCTGGTTGATGCACTAACACTTGGTAAGGATATGTTATAAAATACTGTAGTGCTTAAATTCTGATGCTTTTCTTATATGTTCTTCCCAAATTCAATATGGAATCTTTATTGAATGTACGTCACACATGCATTCCCTGAAGATTCCATATTTACATTTGGATGACGGAGAAAAGCTTAacatgttgtcacgttcctgacctatttatgttagtttttgtgtgttagttggtcaggacgtgaggttgggtgggcattctatgttatctgtttctatgttggttttggtttgcctggtatggctcttgattagaggcaggtggtttgcgtttgcctctaattaagagtcatatttaggtagggcattctcactgtttgtttgtgggtgattgtctcctgtgtcagtatgtttgttcgtaccacactggactgtagcgtttgtttgtttcgttttcgtttcgatgtcgtctgtttcctgtacgtaagtttatgtttagttatgtaagtttatgttcaggtttcgtcaacgtcgttttgttattttgtagtttgaaagtgttttgtttcgtttcgtgtttgccatcatcgttgtttaataaagatggcttatttcccaaagcctgcgttttggtctgaggatccttctctcctcacctcatccgaggatgaggagagcgtcacccgttacagaatcacccaccaacacgctaagaccaagcggcaagggaaaacgaaacggagtaagggacaggagagaaaggagcaatggacatgggacgatgttttggatggaaagggttgctacacttgggaggagatcctggctgggagggatcgcctcccatgggaacaggtggaggcattgaggagagcagaggctacctgggagaggaaccggagctatgagggaacgcgtctggcacggaagccgaaaaagcccgtaagtaattcccaaaaatttcttgggggggggctaggagatagtgggccaagggcaggtaggagacctgcgcccacttcccaggcttaccgtggagagcgggagtacgggcaggcgccgtgttacgcagtagagcgcacggtgtctcctgtacgagtgcatagcccagtgcgggttattccacctccccgcactggtagggctagattgggtattgagccaggtgtcatgaggccggctcaacgcgtctggtctccagtgcgtctcctcgggccggcatacatggcaccggccttacgcatggtttccccggttcgcctacatagcccggtgcgggttattccacctccccgcactggtcgggcaaccgggagcattcaaccaggtaaggttgggcaagctcaatgctcaagagtgccagtacgcctccacggtccggtatttccggcaccacctccccgccccagcctagtacctacagtgtatacactacgcactaggctaccagtgcatatcctgagccctgttcctcctccacgcactctccctgtagtgcgtgtatctagcccggtgcctccagttccgggtccacgcactaagctaccagtgcgtctccagagccctgtacacactgtatattctccccctactaatcctgatgtgcttgtcctcagcccggcgtcaccagtgccggtaccacgcatcagggatagagtaggctttgagaatacagtgtgccctgtccctgctccccgcactagtaggaaggtgcttgtcattagcacggtgcctccagttccggcaccacgcaccaggtctacagtgcgccatatccggccagagccatccgtctccccagcgccatctgagccatccgtctccccaacgccatctgagccatccgtctccccagcgccatctgagccatccgtctccccagcgccgtctgagccatccgtctgccaggagcctgcaaagccgcccgtctgccatgagcctgcaaagccgcccgtctgccatgagcctacagagccgtcagccagacaggagccgctagagccgtcagccagacaggagccgctagagccgtcagccagacaggagccgctagagccgtcagccagacaggatctgccagagccgccaaccagacaggatctgccagagccgccaaccagacaggatctgccagagccgccaaccagacaggatctgccagagccgccaaccagacaggatctgccagagccgccaaccagacaggatctgccagagccgccaaccagacaggatctgccagagccgccagcgagccatgagcagccagagccgtcagagcgccatgagcagccagagccgtcagagcgccatgagcagccagagccgtcagagcgccatgagcagccagagccgtcagag contains:
- the LOC129848794 gene encoding uncharacterized protein LOC129848794, with product MPQPGSPLHPCPGPLPQAGSPLRPRTGPMPQPGSPVRPRPGPLPQPGSPLRPRTGPMPQPGSPVHTRPCPMPNQGAHSTLAPVPCPTREPTPHSPRSHARPGSPVHTRPCPMPNQGAQSALAPVPCPNQGAQSTLAPVPCPTREPTPHSPRSLAPTREPTPHSPLSHAQPGSPLHTRPCPMPNQGAHSTLAPVPCPTREPTPHSPRSHAQPGSPVRPRPGPMPNQGAHSTLAPVPCPTREPSPPSPRSHAQPGSPLHTRPGPMPNQGAHSTLAPVPCPTREPSPPSPRSHAQPGSPLHTRPGPMPNQGAQSALAPVPCPTREPSPPSPRSHAQLGSPLHTRPGPMPNQGAQSALAPVPCPNQGAHSTLAPVPCPTREPTPHSPRSHAQPGSPVRPRPGPMPNQGAHSTLAPVPCPTREPSPPSPRSHAQPGSPVRPLPDL